A segment of the Candidatus Nitrososphaera gargensis Ga9.2 genome:
CTGCTTAATGGCACTGTGGACAACGAAGAACAAAAAGTCCTAACTACTTTCAAAGAGCTGGGCTTCAGGTCAGGCCATGACCTCAACATTGACCGCATCAGGTCAATATACATTTTTGCGGATGCTGACTTGCACCTATCATATCAAGGCGCCGAAGTAGAGTTTGATATGATGTCATACTACAAGATCATAAGGCCGCTCGACATTGAAGAAATTACCATTCAGATCGATAACGTTTTCGTGCCCGACCAGAACAGGGTGATTATCGTGGCAAGCGACGATCCTTGCTTCGATTATGGTGTCAGCTCTGCCGTGCCACACTTGTTCTATTCAAACAGCGTAACGGCCATAGCAGCCAGTTATACAAACTTGTTTTTCAGACACACAATCGGCAAAAAGAACAAGTTTACTATTGTGAATGGTGGTGCCGCGAACATCAACCTGGACATTCAGCACAGAGAGGTGCCCGAATCTGACAACAACGGTTCATGGGTTAGTTACGCTGGTTTTCCGAAAGTGCTCAATGCCGGTGATACATACGTATTTGGTGACGATGCTATGCTGGACACGCAGCATCACTTTCACCGGGTGCGAGTTCAATCTACTGGCGCCAATGTGACAGTAAAGGGGGAAATGTTGAATATATGATGAGCGACAAAGAAAGGCTTGCAAGAGAAGAAGAACGGAACAAAAATCAAGACAGAGACATCAACGATCTGTATGGAAAATGGGAAGAAATAGTGAAGTGCATAAGACGCATTGAAAGAAGGCAATGGATCGGCATGGGTGAACAAGCAGGGATAGCCGTTTTACTCGGCTTTGTCCTTGCAAAGTTATTCGGAGGCATATAAATGGCGATCATTTATCACAAGGCAAATCAACAACTACCGCAAGACCTATCAGCCCTTGGCAATCTCAAAGTGGCAATTCAGGAAAATAGCGCAGCCACTACAAGTCAGGACGTAAATGTAAAATCGGTAAGTGGCGTAGCACAAACGGCAAGAGACTGGTCATCTGACCTTAGCAATTTGCCGTTGATAAAAGCGAAAACTGATAATCTCGACACAGCACTATCTACTCGTGCTACAGAGGCCACGCTATCGGGCGTCAAAACACAGACTGACAAACTATCCTTTGATGTTGGTAATGCGCTAAAAATACAGAATCCGCCAAACCTTGACACAGCACTATCTACTCGTGCTAGCGAGACGACACTTGCAAGCGTAAACACTAAAATCGGAAACATTGAAGCCGACGCCGATGCGTTGACCAACGACGCAATTAAAGGAGTTCTGCGCACGCTCGGTGATGCGGGCGCAACGCCGGCAAATAACACTGGTAAAACAGTTCTTGCCAGGCTTGTGGACATACAAGATCAATTAAAGTTGGAACGCTGGGGCAAGAACATCGAGCCAGCGTGGGTTCATGGCGCCGAGACTACCAATCCTGCAGACGGTACCGCTCTTGTGACAAAGGCAGTAAGCGCAGCGAAAACGGGCTTTATCTATGGATTTTACATCACGTCCGCCGAAGCCAGAGACTTTAAAATCAACTGGACAAGTGGAGGAGTAGCAAAAAGTATCAGGATAGTGCATGCATCAAAGGGCACTATGTTCTTCACAGACAAAACGCCGGTAAATGAAGGGCTGGGCGCCGATGCAAGCACAAACATAACAATAACCAATGTTGGTGCTGGCGCTGGAATATTTCAGGCTGGACTACTGTTTGCAGAGGTGTAGTAGTGCAGATTGGGCAATTTTGTGAAAAGTCCATCATCTGGTCCTGGTACGGTGGTAGGTGACACGCACGCCGCAAGCCTGACAGGCAATGACACACATGCTCTTGGTAATGACCCTTCCAGCGCCGGAGGGTCAAGCGGCACCGGTAACACAATAAATGCGAACGTGTATGATGCGTGGGCAAACACTGTGGAAAACACGGCATATATTCTTGCTGCTGTTACTCCGGGCGGAGCAACTAATTTAATTTATGTCTGTGCGCTCGTAAGAGGCTATAAAACCGCAAATGCCGGAACAATCACGTATAGGTTGAAAGAGAACACAATAACATTAGCAAGCGTAACCAGTGCATCTTTGGCCGTTAATACGGCCGATTCTGCAAGAGCAATTGAGATCACGTTGGTAAATCAATCTGTAGCACAACATACATACAGCATTACATTTCAAGGTAGCACTAGCGAAGTGCGGAGCATATTTGCGGGCGGCTGTGCCAAGCCGGTTACATTATCAGGCAGCGATACTCACGCCGCAAGTTTGACAGGAGGGTCGGGAACGTGTCAGTTATAAAATTCAGAATTCCACCGGGGTTTAATATCAAGGGCAAAGGCACTTTTTTTGACAGTGATGAGGTAAGGCGGCGGCTTAAAGGTAAGTATCCACAGATGGCAGACGAGACTAAAAAGGCACAATACGTGCTGGGCGCTATAACGTACGATGATACAACAGGGCTTGTGACGATCGAAATAAACACGCCAAATACAGCATTAATGACAGAGGGACAAAAGCAGACTATCAAAAATGAAATTGCATCGTGGGTTGAGTTCATGGGGTGGGAGGCTGACAGCGCCTAATGTCGGCAATACCCTATGCGTTACTGAAAGACAGCGTTGCAATCAAAATTAAAAGTTTGGCAGAACATGCACCCGCCGACGGCGAGAAAATTTTCTTCGCCTTTCCGCGCCAAGACCTGTCGCCATCGGTGGTTACTGCGGATATATTTTTTGCATCAATTTATTCTGATGGTAGTTGGAGCATACGGCCCTTAGGCGTATATCAGCGGCCGGGTGTCACAGCGCCGCCAGAGGCTTGGTGGGGTGGTATGGACTTTGTTATTGACCACGGAACGACTCGCTGCCCAGATTGTTTATCGCGGTCATGGGTTGCAACAGGATATCCTTTAAAACAACCTTATCAATTCTATAAAATTACGAGCCAAGAGCCGACGCCAAGCCAGACCACAACGACAAGCACCACGCCAAGCCAGAGCCAGAACCAAGGCACGACACCGACAGAGGCGATCAGTCAGCCAACAATACCGGGAGTGACGCCAACACCCACACCGACCCCGACACCGACGCCAAGCCAGACCACAACGACAAGCACCACGCCAAGCCAGAGCCAGAACCAAGGCACGACACCGACAGAGGCGATCAGTCAGCCAACAATACCGGGAGTGACGCCAACACCCACACCGACCCCGACACCGACGCCAAGCCAGACCACAACGACAAGCACCACGCCAAAACAATGGTATGAGGATGTGACAACTTTGATCGTGCTTGCAGTTGTAGCCATGATCTCTATTGCGGTTGTCATAGTGGTGAGGCAAATAAAATGAGCACATATACACAATTTGGCGCCCTGCGGGCGCTGGGCGCAAAACCTTATTTCGGCCGCTTTTTTGCCCCTATCTTTTGGTTTTGTCCGAAAGTCCTATTTTGTAACAAAGTTCACATTTTAGGCTTCGGGGAATGTTACGACTTAGGGGTTTCCAGAAATGCTAGGCAGCAAAGAAGGCGTCGATGACCAGTTCATCGGGATCATAGACGACCTCGTGGTAATGTCCGAGAACGACTCTGAGCTGGCTGAGGGGCTCAAGTGGATCGATGCCCAGTCGCAGAAGAACGGCGTCACATTTTACGAGATGGCCATGATAATCCTGAGAAAGCACATGGCCGAGAGAAGGGCCAAAGAGTGGCTAAAGAACAAGCTCAGCCAGTAGTAGCAGTAGCCGAGCGAACTGCCTTGTTGACCACTTCTTGTATTCTTGAGTCTGTAACATCAGGCACGATGTTGAACGGGCTCAGCCTGTCCTTTGGTATGAGATCTGCTAGTGCACAAGCCACGTTCACGAGCAATTGCTGGCTTATCTTCCGTATCCTGTTGTCAAGGATAGCCCTCATTGTGAATGGGAAGACCAGCGCGTTGTTAGCCCTATTCTCAAACTTGTAGCTGCCCGTGGCTATCACCTTTGCCCCGGCGTCAAACGCCTCCTTTGGATGTATCTCGGGGTCAGGGTTTGTGAGCGGGAATATTATAGGGTCCTTGCTCATAGACCTCACCATCTCGGCAGTCAATAGCTTCTTGACTCCAGAGACTCCGATAAAGACATCTCTGCCCCTGACGGCGTCTGCAAGAGTGGTGACTCCCTCTTTGTGGTTCGTTATCAAGGCAAGCTCGTACTTGTACCTGTTCATTGTCTCTGGAGCCCTCGCCTTTGAGATGACGCCATGAGAATCTATGACTACCATGTCCCTTATCCCTATCGCATACAAAATTTTCACGATGCCATAGCCGGCAGAGCCTGCGCCGGCCACAAGCACACTGGTGTCCTCCGGCTTTCTCTTTGTGAGCCGCAGCGCGTTGAGAAGAGCAGCGAGAGTGACAACAGCGGTGCCGTGCTGGTCGTCGTGGAAGACTGGGATGTCTAGCTCCTCTGTGAGCCTGTCGACTATCTCAAGAACCTTCGGGGTCTCGATATCCTCGATGTTGATGCCGCCAAAGACTGGAGCAATGTTCTTGACCGTCCTTACTATTTCGTCGGCGTTAGTAGTCTGCAGGCATATCGGGAACGCATCGACGTTGCCAAACTGCTTGTACAGTACGGCCTTGCCTTCCATCACAGGAAGAGCGGCCTCCGGCCCTAGCGACCCAAGGCCAAGCGTCCTCGTGCCATCGGTCACGATGGCCACATTGTTCCACTTGCTCGTGTATTCATATGCCTTTTGCCTGTCAGCCGCTATCTCTAGGCAGACTTCTGCCACG
Coding sequences within it:
- a CDS encoding NAD(P)-dependent malic enzyme, which gives rise to MESLQKRRKKPRGKPKATLGQQALELHRRVRGKIEVRSKVSARSPHEISIAYTPGVAEVCLEIAADRQKAYEYTSKWNNVAIVTDGTRTLGLGSLGPEAALPVMEGKAVLYKQFGNVDAFPICLQTTNADEIVRTVKNIAPVFGGINIEDIETPKVLEIVDRLTEELDIPVFHDDQHGTAVVTLAALLNALRLTKRKPEDTSVLVAGAGSAGYGIVKILYAIGIRDMVVIDSHGVISKARAPETMNRYKYELALITNHKEGVTTLADAVRGRDVFIGVSGVKKLLTAEMVRSMSKDPIIFPLTNPDPEIHPKEAFDAGAKVIATGSYKFENRANNALVFPFTMRAILDNRIRKISQQLLVNVACALADLIPKDRLSPFNIVPDVTDSRIQEVVNKAVRSATATTG